Proteins from one Rosa chinensis cultivar Old Blush chromosome 7, RchiOBHm-V2, whole genome shotgun sequence genomic window:
- the LOC112177179 gene encoding melanoma-associated antigen 1, producing the protein MSNHGEDLSQFDISVQEKDKLVAEVIRYVLFKTHHNSGCPIRREELTQLITKNYRQRNLPVLIINEAINKLSTIFGYEMRELQRARPSSNNHQGRNSQQGAAEAKTYVIMSKLPAEVYKKYVEDVNTAHLTGFTFVVLSIVHISGGKISEENLWQHLRRIGLDETNESHPVLGNTKQALEALVQQRYLQKDKQSGPEGNTLLYELAERALDSQVTATMKDYISQIVNKDVGSVEDE; encoded by the exons gaAAAGGACAAGCTCGTAGCGGAAGTAATCCGCTACGTGCTTTTCAAGACGCACCACAACTCCGGCTGCCCAATTAGGAGAGAAGAGCTGACTCAGTTGATCACCAAAAACTACCGCCAGCGAAATCTTCCGGTGCTAATTATCAACGAGGCAATAAACAAGCTCTCCACCATTTTCGGGTACGAAATGAGGGAGCTTCAGAGGGCTCGTCCCTCCTCCAATAACCATCAGGGCCGCAATTCTCAACAAG GTGCGGCAGAGGCGAAAACGTATGTTATCATGAGTAAGCTGCCTGCTGAGGTGTACAAGAAGTATGTTGAGGATGTTAATACGGCTCATCTTACTGGATTTACTTTCGTTGTACTGAGTATTGTGCATATTTCAGGTGGTAAAATCTCCGAAG AGAATCTGTGGCAACATTTGAGGCGGATAGGACTGGATGAAACTAACGAAAGCCATCCAGTTCTAGGAAACACGAAACAAGCACTGGAGGCACTTGTCCAGCAAAG GTATTTGCAGAAGGACAAACAAAGTGGACCTGAAGGCAATACTTTGTTATATGAGCTTGCTGAGAGAGCTTTAGATTCTCAAGTTACTGCAACCATGAAAGATTACATATCGCAG ATTGTGAATAAAGATGTTGGCTCAGTGGAGGATGAGTAG